Proteins encoded in a region of the Deinococcus ruber genome:
- a CDS encoding glycine-rich domain-containing protein, translating into MTTTQMQATETQASSMTPTPEQQRRRDALHTLSLPTGLAPRLRNEQGWSPAFTEDVIAEYRRFLILATTTDRRVTPSRTVDHAWHAHLEYTHAYWDTLCQGLLGEALHHTPGEPGDEAHYRQQYLDTLDLYREVFGEAAPLHCWPDPRHSLADGVGALNHPNIGRQAGQTSPFALMTTLIIGLGSLAFGLNGGGALLSLLGGLLSCGALLLALTASLRTGLTDGQPPTTRRTSASSDFGTDMTMIALGGGDGSDSGSCGHDGGGDGGASCGSSCGSSCGGGCS; encoded by the coding sequence ATGACCACAACCCAGATGCAGGCAACGGAGACGCAGGCCAGCAGCATGACGCCCACTCCTGAGCAGCAGCGTCGCCGGGACGCCCTGCACACGCTGTCCCTGCCTACCGGACTGGCACCGCGCCTGCGCAACGAGCAGGGCTGGAGTCCGGCCTTTACCGAAGACGTGATCGCCGAGTACCGCCGCTTCCTGATCCTGGCCACCACCACCGACCGCCGTGTCACCCCCAGCCGGACGGTCGATCACGCCTGGCACGCGCACCTGGAGTACACGCATGCCTACTGGGACACGCTCTGCCAGGGGCTGCTTGGCGAGGCACTGCACCACACGCCCGGCGAGCCAGGGGACGAGGCGCACTACCGTCAGCAGTACCTGGACACGCTCGACCTGTACCGCGAGGTCTTCGGAGAGGCCGCGCCTCTGCACTGCTGGCCCGACCCGCGCCACTCATTAGCAGACGGTGTCGGTGCGCTGAACCATCCGAACATCGGGCGTCAGGCCGGGCAAACCAGTCCGTTCGCGCTGATGACGACGCTGATCATCGGACTGGGCAGCCTGGCCTTCGGGCTGAATGGTGGTGGCGCGCTGCTGAGCCTGCTCGGTGGCCTGCTCAGCTGCGGAGCGCTGCTGCTGGCCCTGACCGCATCTCTGAGAACTGGTCTGACGGACGGCCAGCCGCCCACGACGCGCCGCACGTCCGCCAGCAGCGACTTCGGTACAGACATGACCATGATCGCTCTAGGCGGTGGGGACGGCAGCGACAGTGGCAGCTGTGGCCATGATGGTGGCGGAGATGGTGGAGCCAGCTGCGGAAGCAGTTGTGGGAGCAGTTGCGGCGGCGGGTGCAGCTGA